The Gemmatimonadaceae bacterium genome window below encodes:
- a CDS encoding DNA polymerase/3'-5' exonuclease PolX, with amino-acid sequence MPGSTNGKIAALLRDLAAVQTAQQSEWGYKRAAAAILDLDEPVERYLRPDGTLRKIPHVGPKSEQVVLEVLRTGKSATVEKAVAASGKSRDVRKRRGLRGNFLSRSEVVAALRNKRLKGPALADYRGDLQMHSVWSDGGQAFDEIADAARARGYEYCAVTDHSYGLTIAHGVAMKDLVKQQKEIDRVNRALRGKFRLIKGIEANIRADGSVDMEPKELAQLELVVAAPHSMLRTEADQTDRMIAAVRTRGVQILGHPRGRMYGSRPGVSADWDAVFEAAAESGVAIEIDGDPSRQDIDYVLARRAVKARCLFALDSDAHATDELANAEIAIAHARLAQVPKDRVINCWPLDRLMEWLASRKPRARRSAR; translated from the coding sequence ATGCCTGGCTCGACGAATGGGAAAATTGCCGCCCTTCTGCGCGATCTCGCGGCCGTTCAGACGGCGCAGCAGAGCGAGTGGGGCTACAAGCGCGCGGCGGCGGCGATTCTCGATCTGGACGAGCCCGTTGAGCGCTATCTGCGCCCGGACGGCACGCTCCGGAAGATTCCGCACGTTGGTCCCAAGTCGGAGCAGGTCGTGCTCGAGGTGCTGCGCACGGGAAAGTCCGCGACCGTCGAAAAAGCCGTGGCGGCGAGTGGAAAGTCGCGCGACGTGCGCAAGCGCCGCGGGCTGCGTGGCAACTTTCTGTCGCGGTCGGAAGTAGTCGCGGCGCTTCGCAACAAGCGGCTCAAGGGCCCCGCGCTCGCCGACTACCGCGGCGACCTTCAGATGCATTCCGTCTGGAGCGACGGCGGCCAGGCCTTCGACGAGATCGCCGATGCGGCCCGGGCGCGTGGTTATGAGTATTGTGCTGTGACAGATCACTCATACGGCCTCACCATCGCGCATGGCGTGGCGATGAAGGATCTCGTCAAGCAGCAGAAAGAGATCGACCGCGTGAACCGCGCCCTGCGCGGCAAATTCCGTCTGATCAAGGGCATCGAGGCGAACATCCGTGCCGACGGTTCGGTGGACATGGAACCGAAGGAGCTCGCTCAACTCGAGCTGGTTGTCGCGGCGCCGCACTCGATGCTGCGTACCGAAGCCGATCAAACGGATCGGATGATCGCCGCCGTGCGCACGCGGGGCGTGCAGATCCTCGGTCATCCGCGCGGCCGCATGTACGGTTCGCGCCCGGGCGTGTCGGCGGATTGGGACGCCGTGTTCGAGGCGGCGGCGGAGAGCGGCGTCGCGATCGAGATCGACGGCGATCCCTCGCGGCAGGACATCGACTACGTCCTCGCTCGGCGCGCCGTCAAGGCGAGGTGTTTGTTCGCGCTCGACAGCGACGCGCACGCGACCGACGAGTTGGCGAATGCCGAGATCGCGATTGCGCACGCGCGGCTCGCCCAAGTGCCGAAGGATCGCGTCATTAACTGCTGGCCGCTCGATCGGTTGATGGAGTGGTTGGCGAGCAGAAAGCCGCGTGCGCGTCGCTCCGCTCGTTGA
- a CDS encoding NFACT RNA binding domain-containing protein, giving the protein MLEYTLPGGWTVLAGRTDEDNDRLSLNIAAANDYWFHVRGMPGSHVVLRCDRDEEPDRATIEKAAAIAAYHSKARNGGTVAVSCTLAKNVSKPRGAKAGTVEIRKETVLKVRPALPSDSATSSA; this is encoded by the coding sequence TTGCTCGAGTACACGCTGCCGGGTGGGTGGACGGTGCTCGCGGGACGGACGGATGAGGACAACGATCGGTTGAGTCTCAACATCGCCGCGGCGAACGACTACTGGTTCCATGTGCGCGGGATGCCGGGGAGTCATGTCGTGCTGCGATGCGATCGGGACGAGGAGCCGGATCGGGCGACGATCGAAAAGGCGGCGGCGATTGCGGCGTATCATAGCAAAGCCAGGAACGGCGGGACCGTCGCGGTGTCGTGTACGCTGGCGAAGAATGTCAGTAAGCCGAGAGGGGCGAAGGCCGGGACAGTCGAGATTCGGAAGGAGACCGTGCTCAAAGTGAGGCCCGCATTGCCGAGCGATTCAGCAACTTCGTCTGCCTGA
- a CDS encoding serine hydrolase domain-containing protein, whose translation MATATTVAAMHAVGAQRMPTRDSLFAAVDRAAARDMQTLGIPGIAVAFVDSGRIVYAKGYGTSNVETGAPVTPDMLFRVGSITKLVTAITVVAEAKARGISLDAPIARYMKGLSPRLGKVTLAQLLEHTAGVAEIITATPIDEDENEDDLVRSVRACTDAMLFTEPGDVHSYSNPGYILAGAVIAAASGKRYTDLVAERVLQPVGMTRATFATQSAVTWPFSQGHIGAVGAPPQLVRPVLTDARHLPSTFLWASAEDIARLAIAVMNHGMIDGRQAIDRAVIETIVKPRMAFPGATNVFGGLGVIVNEGGVLLWSKNGRMNGFGSRVAMAPTVNRAFVVLENRLDATPTATQRAATEAIGAGGRQPPPVDTTGRVLLPAELVGRYLNGTRVITVSARSGGGDALEIVDRDTTERTLRGSGRIVGWNALELRFANDETKATGTIRFTVIRDASGGVKYLYTGERAFRRRGR comes from the coding sequence ATGGCGACCGCAACGACGGTTGCCGCAATGCACGCCGTCGGCGCGCAGCGGATGCCCACGCGCGACAGCCTGTTCGCCGCGGTCGATCGCGCGGCCGCGCGCGACATGCAAACCCTCGGCATTCCCGGCATCGCCGTGGCGTTCGTCGACAGTGGGCGCATCGTGTACGCGAAAGGGTACGGCACGTCGAACGTCGAGACCGGCGCGCCCGTCACGCCCGACATGCTCTTTCGCGTGGGCTCGATCACGAAGCTCGTCACCGCGATCACCGTCGTCGCCGAAGCCAAGGCGCGCGGCATCTCGCTCGACGCGCCCATCGCGCGATACATGAAAGGCCTGTCGCCACGACTTGGCAAAGTCACGCTGGCGCAGCTCCTCGAGCACACGGCGGGTGTCGCGGAGATCATCACGGCAACGCCGATCGACGAAGACGAGAACGAAGACGATCTCGTTCGCTCCGTTCGCGCGTGCACGGACGCGATGCTGTTCACGGAGCCGGGCGACGTTCACTCGTACTCGAATCCGGGCTACATCCTCGCGGGCGCCGTCATCGCCGCGGCGAGCGGCAAGCGCTACACGGATCTCGTAGCGGAGCGAGTGTTGCAGCCGGTGGGCATGACGCGCGCAACGTTCGCGACACAGAGCGCGGTCACGTGGCCGTTCTCGCAAGGGCACATCGGCGCTGTCGGCGCGCCGCCGCAGTTGGTGCGACCCGTCCTCACGGATGCGCGACATCTGCCGTCCACCTTTTTGTGGGCGAGCGCGGAGGACATTGCGCGCCTCGCGATCGCGGTGATGAATCACGGCATGATCGACGGACGGCAGGCGATCGATCGCGCGGTCATTGAGACAATTGTGAAGCCGCGCATGGCGTTTCCCGGAGCGACGAACGTCTTTGGCGGATTAGGCGTGATCGTCAACGAGGGGGGCGTACTGCTGTGGAGCAAGAATGGGCGGATGAACGGCTTCGGCTCGCGGGTGGCGATGGCGCCGACGGTGAATCGTGCGTTCGTTGTATTAGAGAACCGGCTCGATGCGACGCCGACGGCGACGCAGCGTGCTGCCACTGAGGCGATCGGAGCTGGTGGGCGGCAGCCGCCGCCTGTCGATACGACGGGGCGGGTTCTTCTGCCGGCGGAACTTGTTGGGCGCTATCTCAATGGTACGCGCGTGATCACCGTCAGCGCGCGCAGCGGCGGTGGTGACGCGCTCGAGATCGTCGATCGTGATACGACAGAGAGAACGCTGCGCGGATCGGGGCGCATCGTTGGGTGGAATGCGCTCGAGCTTCGGTTTGCGAATGACGAAACGAAGGCGACCGGGACGATTCGGTTTACCGTGATTCGGGACGCGAGTGGGGGCGTCAAGTATCTATACACGGGAGAGCGGGCGTTTCGGCGGCGGGGGCGGTAA
- a CDS encoding PIN domain-containing protein, protein MLVSRKRLTLTIDVADWIANVEALPLLSFVPVDNRIAVRAVQLEGLASRDPADRMIAATALGLGAILITADAHLRAYRPLETLWD, encoded by the coding sequence ATGCTCGTCTCCCGAAAGCGGCTCACATTGACGATTGATGTCGCTGATTGGATCGCGAACGTCGAGGCCCTCCCGTTGCTCAGCTTCGTACCAGTCGACAATCGCATCGCGGTGCGCGCCGTGCAGCTCGAAGGGTTGGCGTCTCGCGATCCCGCCGATCGCATGATCGCCGCCACCGCACTCGGACTCGGCGCCATCCTGATCACGGCTGATGCTCATCTTCGCGCATACCGACCCCTCGAGACGCTGTGGGATTGA
- a CDS encoding HNH endonuclease, whose amino-acid sequence MAEFDTDSQLRSIIFARLQQLKSRYGDRIPATELSVGVTLNGERIPIWNYQKGIFKPAVLGRNGAAISIQTSADSPYEDEQDVEAGHFIYKYQGQDPNHSDNRALRTAMELRRPLVYLMAVDPGVYDAIFPVYVTSDDPTATQVTLVADQPTSGLGFVDTPMAAVGRAYATRAVMQRLHQQHFRRIVLDAYGDRCAICRLNYLELLDAAHILEDKHPKGEPVVTNGLGMCKIHHSAFDADILGIDPDARVHIRLDVLKKKDGPMLKHGLQELHGSRLVLPRRPQLRPNRDFLAERFDKFSAA is encoded by the coding sequence ATGGCTGAATTCGATACCGACTCACAGCTGCGATCGATCATCTTTGCGCGCCTGCAGCAGCTCAAATCGCGCTACGGAGATCGAATTCCCGCCACAGAATTGAGCGTCGGTGTCACCCTGAACGGGGAGCGAATTCCAATCTGGAATTACCAAAAGGGCATCTTCAAGCCCGCGGTGCTCGGACGGAACGGCGCTGCGATAAGTATTCAGACGTCCGCGGATTCGCCATACGAAGATGAGCAAGACGTCGAGGCAGGTCACTTCATTTACAAATATCAGGGCCAAGATCCCAACCACTCCGACAATCGCGCGTTGCGAACCGCGATGGAGCTCAGGCGTCCGTTGGTGTACCTGATGGCCGTAGACCCCGGCGTGTACGACGCGATCTTTCCGGTGTACGTGACATCCGACGATCCGACCGCGACGCAGGTGACGCTCGTCGCCGACCAGCCGACGTCCGGACTTGGGTTCGTCGATACTCCGATGGCTGCCGTCGGACGTGCGTACGCGACACGCGCTGTAATGCAACGCCTACATCAGCAGCACTTTCGACGGATCGTTTTGGATGCGTACGGCGACCGTTGTGCAATCTGCCGTCTGAACTATTTGGAATTGCTCGACGCCGCGCACATCCTCGAGGACAAGCATCCAAAAGGCGAACCGGTCGTGACCAACGGTCTCGGAATGTGCAAAATCCATCACTCGGCGTTCGATGCGGACATTCTCGGCATCGATCCGGACGCGCGAGTGCACATTCGCCTGGACGTTCTCAAGAAGAAAGACGGACCAATGCTCAAGCATGGCTTGCAAGAGCTACACGGATCTCGCCTCGTCCTTCCGAGGAGGCCGCAGCTTCGTCCGAATCGCGACTTTCTGGCCGAGCGTTTCGACAAGTTTTCCGCGGCCTGA
- a CDS encoding four helix bundle protein — protein MPSPNGVRAWQAAIQVAERTRQLVALFPRRGYADLRDQMTRSSESIGNNIAEGRGSSFEREYIKYLDTAARSANELTSQLVTVMEYGIVPRSLAFHLNGTVICTRRMIESLRDVVQANYEARERQRRADARSRRKVPKGKRAKKRVKKKG, from the coding sequence ATGCCATCACCAAACGGAGTGCGCGCGTGGCAGGCCGCGATCCAGGTCGCCGAGCGAACGCGCCAGCTTGTCGCCCTGTTCCCAAGGCGCGGCTACGCGGACCTGCGCGATCAGATGACCCGGTCCTCGGAGTCGATCGGCAATAACATTGCCGAGGGGCGCGGCTCGAGCTTCGAGCGCGAGTACATCAAGTATCTGGACACCGCGGCGCGTTCCGCGAACGAGTTGACCTCGCAGCTCGTGACGGTGATGGAGTACGGCATCGTGCCGAGGTCGCTGGCGTTCCATTTGAACGGCACCGTGATTTGTACGAGGCGCATGATCGAGTCGCTGCGCGACGTCGTGCAGGCGAATTACGAGGCGAGGGAACGTCAGCGCCGCGCTGACGCCAGGAGCCGGCGTAAGGTGCCCAAGGGGAAGCGAGCGAAGAAGCGAGTGAAGAAGAAAGGTTGA
- a CDS encoding serine hydrolase, which produces MRLALALYSLPLTFPLAAFAQRPVFPSDSAILSILKQRVAEHRSAGIVIGLLDADGHSRIIAYGDAGPGQPPLDGNSVFEIGSISKVFTATVLAEMVQEGKVSLNDPVQRYLPADVKIPTHNGKVITLGSLSEQNSGLPRMPTNFHPANPANPYADYTVRQMYDFLSSYTLPRDPGALFEYSNLGVGLLGNALSLAAGTSYEDMARARIWQPLGMTHTAITFTPWMREHLALGHDEGGAVTSNWDIPALAGAGAIRSTTIDMLKFLDANLHPERGPLERAMAFAHAERAPAGAMMIGLNWIIIHAGADTIVWHNGGTGGYRTYIGFVPSRKVGVVVMTNSAGEGADDIGVHLLNPSLPLVPKPAPPKQHTAIDVPRSVLARYTGTYQLAPTFMLDVTLDGGALWVQATAQPKFKLWAESQKDFFLKEVDAQITFVTDGSGNVSALVLHQNGLDQRAAKIR; this is translated from the coding sequence ATGCGCCTCGCCCTCGCCCTGTATTCGCTCCCCCTGACGTTCCCGCTCGCGGCATTCGCCCAGCGCCCGGTGTTTCCATCGGACAGCGCTATCCTGTCGATCCTCAAACAACGCGTCGCCGAGCACCGCAGCGCCGGCATCGTCATCGGCCTGCTCGATGCCGACGGGCACTCGCGCATCATCGCCTACGGCGACGCCGGCCCAGGCCAACCGCCGCTCGACGGCAACTCGGTCTTCGAGATCGGATCCATCTCGAAGGTGTTCACCGCGACAGTGCTCGCCGAGATGGTGCAGGAAGGCAAGGTGAGCCTGAACGATCCGGTGCAGCGCTACCTGCCCGCCGACGTGAAGATCCCCACACACAACGGCAAGGTCATCACGCTCGGCAGCCTCTCCGAGCAGAACTCGGGGCTGCCGCGGATGCCGACCAATTTCCATCCGGCGAACCCAGCGAATCCGTACGCGGATTACACGGTGCGGCAGATGTACGACTTCCTCTCGAGCTACACGCTGCCGCGCGATCCTGGCGCGTTGTTCGAATACTCTAATCTCGGGGTCGGGCTGCTGGGAAATGCGTTGTCGCTCGCGGCGGGCACGTCCTACGAAGACATGGCCCGCGCGCGCATCTGGCAGCCACTCGGCATGACACATACGGCGATCACGTTCACGCCGTGGATGCGCGAGCATCTCGCCCTGGGGCATGACGAGGGTGGAGCGGTGACGTCGAACTGGGACATTCCGGCGCTCGCCGGCGCCGGCGCCATCCGCTCGACGACGATCGACATGCTGAAATTCCTCGATGCTAATCTGCATCCCGAGCGCGGACCGCTCGAGCGCGCGATGGCGTTCGCGCACGCGGAGCGCGCGCCGGCGGGCGCGATGATGATCGGGTTGAACTGGATCATCATTCACGCCGGCGCCGATACAATCGTCTGGCACAACGGCGGCACGGGCGGCTATCGCACGTACATCGGATTCGTGCCGTCGCGCAAAGTCGGCGTCGTCGTGATGACGAACAGCGCCGGCGAGGGGGCGGACGACATCGGCGTGCATCTTCTGAATCCGTCACTGCCGCTGGTGCCCAAACCCGCGCCACCGAAGCAGCACACGGCGATCGACGTCCCCCGTTCGGTGCTCGCGCGCTACACGGGCACCTATCAGCTCGCGCCGACGTTCATGCTCGACGTGACGCTCGACGGTGGCGCGCTATGGGTGCAGGCCACCGCGCAGCCCAAGTTCAAACTGTGGGCGGAATCGCAGAAGGATTTCTTCCTCAAGGAAGTCGATGCGCAGATCACGTTCGTCACGGATGGCAGCGGGAACGTGAGCGCGTTGGTGTTGCACCAGAATGGGCTGGATCAGCGGGCGGCGAAGATTCGGTAG
- a CDS encoding DUF4126 family protein, which yields MTSNAMMKTTAAHASRASRAPLAPLALLAAASGARTMSGIAAVARARAGQARQARRSGPAPRIVRRFDDGIANIATVLAIFEMMADKAPGIPDRVDAGPLFGRVLAGAVVGAAVAQMQSRPRQPYTIAGALTAFARAQLSFRMRRALSEAMPQFAAGLVEDVVVIGVVAAGTALLPFLGDRHARLPKAAHIDD from the coding sequence ATGACTTCCAATGCCATGATGAAGACGACCGCTGCACACGCCTCGCGCGCCTCGCGCGCACCGCTCGCTCCGCTCGCCCTCCTCGCGGCTGCGAGCGGCGCGCGTACGATGTCCGGCATCGCCGCCGTGGCGCGGGCGCGAGCAGGCCAGGCAAGGCAAGCGCGCAGGTCGGGTCCGGCTCCGCGGATCGTTCGCCGCTTCGATGACGGTATCGCCAACATCGCGACCGTGCTCGCGATCTTCGAGATGATGGCGGACAAGGCGCCGGGCATTCCCGATCGCGTCGACGCCGGACCGCTCTTTGGGCGAGTGCTTGCTGGGGCTGTCGTTGGTGCGGCCGTCGCGCAGATGCAGTCGCGGCCGAGACAGCCCTACACGATCGCGGGCGCGCTCACCGCGTTCGCGAGGGCGCAGCTCAGCTTTCGCATGCGGCGTGCGCTGTCAGAGGCGATGCCGCAGTTTGCGGCCGGGCTTGTCGAAGATGTGGTCGTGATCGGAGTGGTGGCGGCCGGCACGGCGCTGCTACCCTTTTTGGGCGATCGCCATGCTCGTCTCCCGAAAGCGGCTCACATTGACGATTGA
- a CDS encoding DUF6629 family protein: MCFSATGSFTLSGVLAAVGVASVTRKVQAPARMFAAVPLLFAAQQVAEGVVWLTMNSARGSTPDALGAIHRLSVYAFLAFALIVWPVWSPLSLRFIERNPARKKMLTALCALGAAIGVGAAVLLSRWQPVAAVAGHSINYSWAGSRNPIVELVVLLAYASATVVAFFVSTVRYARVIGGALVVSVAMTMLIRREALTSVWCFFAAVVSCLVLVAVEGMRGPS; encoded by the coding sequence ATGTGCTTCTCAGCCACCGGGAGCTTTACGCTTTCGGGTGTGCTCGCCGCCGTCGGCGTGGCGTCGGTCACGCGCAAGGTTCAGGCGCCTGCGCGCATGTTCGCGGCGGTGCCGTTGTTGTTCGCGGCGCAGCAGGTGGCGGAGGGAGTCGTGTGGCTGACGATGAATTCAGCGCGCGGCTCGACTCCCGACGCACTCGGCGCGATTCATCGGTTATCGGTGTACGCGTTCCTCGCGTTCGCGCTCATCGTGTGGCCGGTGTGGTCGCCGTTGTCGTTGCGGTTCATCGAGCGCAACCCCGCGCGAAAGAAGATGCTCACGGCGCTGTGCGCGCTCGGCGCCGCGATTGGAGTGGGAGCGGCTGTGCTACTTTCGCGCTGGCAACCTGTGGCGGCGGTGGCGGGACACTCCATCAATTACAGCTGGGCCGGGTCGCGCAATCCGATCGTCGAGCTCGTGGTGTTGCTCGCGTATGCGTCGGCGACTGTCGTGGCGTTCTTCGTTTCGACGGTTCGCTATGCGAGAGTCATTGGCGGCGCGCTGGTCGTGTCGGTGGCGATGACGATGCTCATTCGGCGTGAGGCGTTGACGTCGGTGTGGTGTTTCTTTGCGGCGGTGGTGAGTTGTTTGGTGTTGGTGGCGGTGGAGGGGATGCGCGGACCTTCGTGA